The following proteins come from a genomic window of Nothobranchius furzeri strain GRZ-AD chromosome 1, NfurGRZ-RIMD1, whole genome shotgun sequence:
- the LOC107372354 gene encoding tetraspanin-8 isoform X1: MVSCCLKVLVFTLSSCCSLRSNKEKRRAMAVNKCIKYLLFIFNLLFWICGCIILGIGIYLHVTKSNLSIGGESAPSFPLTIAIGVIIMVIGFLGCCGAYKESRCMLLLFFIFLLIIFSLLLAAGILSAVGKNSVKDSILTEFKKLQPLSRQPASVIQDVENMQRTLQCCGLTDGPQEWTALPDSCRCNATATNQDTCNAGVYKLPCYTRMINWMQSNLQVALGIAFGVAVLLIFGMAFSMVLFCQLGRKDGPTTA; encoded by the exons ATGGTGAGCTGCTGCTTAAAG GTCCTCGTCTTCACTCTGAGCAGCTGCTGTTCTCTGAGGAGCAACAAGGAGAAAAGAAGAGCCATGGCTGTGAATAAATGCATCAAATATCTGCTCTTCATCTTCAACCTTCTGTTCTGG ATCTGCGGCTGCATCATCCTGGGCATCGGGATTTACCTTCATGTCACAAAGTCGAATCTCTCG ATTGGCGGTGAAAGCGCTCCGAGCTTTCCTCTAACCATCGCTATTGGAGTCATCATCATGGTGATCGGCTTCCTGGGCTGCTGTGGAGCGTACAAGGAGAGCCGCTGCATGCTGCTGCTG TTCTTCATCTTTCTTCTCATCATCTTCTCCCTCCTGCTGGCAGCGGGAATCCTCTCAGCTGTTGGCAAGAACTCT GTGAAGGACAGCATCCTGACTGAGTTCAAGAAGCTACAACCACTCTCCAGACAACCAGCAAGTGTGATCCAAGATGTGGAGAACATGCAGAGAACC CTCCAGTGTTGTGGTCTCACTGACGGCCCTCAGGAGTGGACGGCCCTTCCTGATTCCTGTCGCTGCAATGCCACGGCCACCAACCAGGACACGTGCAACGCTGGGGTCTACAAgttg CCCTGCTACACCAGGATGATCAATTGGATGCAGTCCAACCTGCAGGTGGCTCTGGGGATCGCCTTCGGTGTCGCCGTCCTGCTG ATTTTCGGCATGGCGTTCTCCATGGTTCTCTTCTGTCAGCTAGGAAGGAAGGATGGTCCAACGACAGCCTGA
- the LOC107372354 gene encoding tetraspanin-8 isoform X2 — protein sequence MVLVFTLSSCCSLRSNKEKRRAMAVNKCIKYLLFIFNLLFWICGCIILGIGIYLHVTKSNLSIGGESAPSFPLTIAIGVIIMVIGFLGCCGAYKESRCMLLLFFIFLLIIFSLLLAAGILSAVGKNSVKDSILTEFKKLQPLSRQPASVIQDVENMQRTLQCCGLTDGPQEWTALPDSCRCNATATNQDTCNAGVYKLPCYTRMINWMQSNLQVALGIAFGVAVLLIFGMAFSMVLFCQLGRKDGPTTA from the exons ATG GTCCTCGTCTTCACTCTGAGCAGCTGCTGTTCTCTGAGGAGCAACAAGGAGAAAAGAAGAGCCATGGCTGTGAATAAATGCATCAAATATCTGCTCTTCATCTTCAACCTTCTGTTCTGG ATCTGCGGCTGCATCATCCTGGGCATCGGGATTTACCTTCATGTCACAAAGTCGAATCTCTCG ATTGGCGGTGAAAGCGCTCCGAGCTTTCCTCTAACCATCGCTATTGGAGTCATCATCATGGTGATCGGCTTCCTGGGCTGCTGTGGAGCGTACAAGGAGAGCCGCTGCATGCTGCTGCTG TTCTTCATCTTTCTTCTCATCATCTTCTCCCTCCTGCTGGCAGCGGGAATCCTCTCAGCTGTTGGCAAGAACTCT GTGAAGGACAGCATCCTGACTGAGTTCAAGAAGCTACAACCACTCTCCAGACAACCAGCAAGTGTGATCCAAGATGTGGAGAACATGCAGAGAACC CTCCAGTGTTGTGGTCTCACTGACGGCCCTCAGGAGTGGACGGCCCTTCCTGATTCCTGTCGCTGCAATGCCACGGCCACCAACCAGGACACGTGCAACGCTGGGGTCTACAAgttg CCCTGCTACACCAGGATGATCAATTGGATGCAGTCCAACCTGCAGGTGGCTCTGGGGATCGCCTTCGGTGTCGCCGTCCTGCTG ATTTTCGGCATGGCGTTCTCCATGGTTCTCTTCTGTCAGCTAGGAAGGAAGGATGGTCCAACGACAGCCTGA